Proteins encoded by one window of Collimonas fungivorans:
- a CDS encoding GNAT family N-acetyltransferase, with product MQSEVEIKHIESDADLAASFSVMKELRPHLSDRATYSAQVAQQRTQGYCLLAAWRDGAIVGLAGYRLQDNLIYGRFVYVDDLVVTATLHRSGLGERLLQAARQQAIASHCKHFVLDTGLHMALAQRFYFRQGLLAKGMHFVEPLTQETST from the coding sequence ATGCAGTCTGAGGTAGAAATAAAACACATCGAAAGCGACGCCGATCTGGCAGCGTCGTTCTCCGTGATGAAGGAATTGCGGCCGCATCTGAGCGATCGTGCAACATACAGCGCTCAGGTTGCGCAGCAACGTACGCAAGGGTATTGCCTGCTCGCGGCATGGCGCGACGGCGCCATCGTCGGACTTGCCGGCTACCGGCTGCAAGACAACCTGATATACGGCCGTTTCGTTTACGTCGACGACTTGGTGGTAACAGCCACGTTGCACCGCTCCGGACTGGGCGAACGCCTGTTGCAGGCAGCGCGGCAACAAGCCATCGCGTCGCACTGCAAGCATTTTGTGCTGGATACCGGCTTGCATATGGCGCTGGCCCAGCGCTTTTACTTCCGCCAGGGGCTGCTTGCAAAGGGCATGCATTTTGTCGAACCGCTTACACAGGAAACCTCCACATGA
- a CDS encoding SDR family oxidoreductase, whose translation MKILIIGGSGLIGSKVAANLRQLGYDVVAGSPGTGVNTITGEGLADAVKGAQVVIDLSNSPSFEDKAVLEFFETSGRNLLAAEQAAGVKHHIALSVVGTERMLDSGYFRAKMAQENMVKASRLPYTIVRSTQFFEFLGGIAQSGTIGNEIRLSPAHVQPISSDDIAAIVSDTALIQAINGTFDAAGPEKIGLADLMKRYLNALGDKRIVVPDGNAAYYGAQINDQSLTPAGSARLGDTGFAAWFSKSQPAR comes from the coding sequence ATGAAAATCCTCATCATCGGCGGCAGCGGCCTGATCGGATCGAAAGTCGCCGCCAACCTGCGCCAGCTCGGTTACGACGTCGTCGCCGGTTCTCCAGGCACCGGCGTCAACACCATCACCGGCGAAGGTTTGGCGGATGCGGTCAAAGGCGCACAGGTCGTCATCGATTTGAGCAACTCGCCTTCGTTCGAAGACAAGGCCGTGCTCGAATTCTTTGAAACGTCCGGCCGCAACCTGCTTGCCGCGGAACAGGCAGCCGGCGTCAAGCATCACATTGCGCTGTCGGTGGTCGGCACCGAACGCATGCTCGACAGCGGCTACTTCCGCGCCAAGATGGCACAGGAAAATATGGTCAAGGCATCCAGGCTGCCGTACACCATCGTGCGCTCCACGCAATTCTTCGAATTCCTCGGCGGCATTGCGCAATCAGGCACGATCGGCAACGAGATCCGCCTGTCGCCGGCGCATGTGCAACCGATTTCATCGGACGACATCGCGGCGATCGTGTCGGATACAGCGCTGATACAGGCGATCAACGGTACATTCGATGCGGCCGGCCCGGAAAAAATCGGGCTCGCCGACCTGATGAAGCGTTACCTGAACGCCCTCGGCGACAAACGCATCGTCGTGCCGGATGGCAATGCGGCTTACTACGGCGCACAGATCAACGATCAATCGCTGACGCCGGCCGGCAGCGCGCGCCTCGGCGACACCGGGTTTGCCGCGTGGTTCAGCAAGTCGCAGCCGGCTCGATAA
- a CDS encoding carboxymuconolactone decarboxylase family protein — translation MQTRLDFYTADKDAIKALMGVENQINKGTLDILLKELVRLRASQINGCAFCLDMHVTDARKAGESERRMATVSAWRETPFFSDRERAALAWTESLTLVSQNHVPDAVWEAVRPHFTDAELIELTLLITSINTWNRFAIAFRKMPV, via the coding sequence ATGCAAACTCGCCTCGACTTCTACACTGCCGACAAAGACGCCATCAAGGCATTGATGGGTGTTGAAAACCAGATCAACAAAGGCACATTGGACATCCTGCTCAAGGAACTGGTCCGCCTGCGTGCGTCGCAAATCAATGGCTGCGCTTTCTGCCTCGACATGCATGTCACCGACGCCCGCAAGGCCGGCGAATCGGAACGCCGCATGGCTACCGTCTCGGCCTGGCGCGAAACCCCGTTCTTCAGCGACCGTGAACGCGCCGCACTGGCATGGACCGAATCGCTGACGCTGGTTTCGCAAAACCATGTGCCGGATGCAGTGTGGGAAGCAGTCCGCCCGCATTTCACCGACGCCGAACTGATCGAACTGACCTTGCTTATCACCTCGATCAATACCTGGAACCGGTTTGCCATCGCATTCCGCAAGATGCCAGTGTAA
- a CDS encoding PLP-dependent aminotransferase family protein, which yields MEFAKPVAKPGLDLHIDRTLELPMYQQICQRFKTAIERGNLRAGDRVPAVRALATELNLARGTVEMAYRILADEGYLQVRGAAGTVVSPSLPPPAIPKPQAAIAGQAHAVIVDHDGKAPKPLQMGLPALDAFPRKVWNRLVGHRLRGSEPARLAYPDPAGYDRLREKIATYLGVSRGVTCLPEQVFITTGLRNTLELTLSSLSTVGDAFWFEDPGYIFARLFLQNTAVKMVPVPVDDHGLMVEEGKRLSPYAKFAMVTPSHQSPLGVTLSLERRMALLEWASKAGSWIIEDDYDSEFRYQGRPLPALKSLDRNDRVIYSGTFSKAMFPGLRLAYAVAPVSAIARFQAASYNLNAGCPYLFQEGIADFIAEGHFSRHLKKMRLLYAERRAVTSRVFQEILGDRIRIDLQPGGLHVLAKLADHEDDVMLAGRARTAGLAVHPLSRWYINAKPRQGLLLGFANVVDEKDAMRLALRLKQALA from the coding sequence ATGGAGTTTGCCAAGCCCGTTGCCAAGCCCGGCCTTGACCTGCACATCGATCGCACGCTGGAATTGCCGATGTATCAACAGATATGTCAACGTTTCAAGACTGCGATCGAGCGGGGAAACCTGCGTGCGGGCGATCGTGTGCCCGCAGTACGGGCGCTGGCGACCGAATTGAACCTCGCGCGCGGCACGGTGGAAATGGCTTATCGCATCCTGGCAGACGAAGGATATCTGCAGGTCAGGGGTGCGGCCGGCACCGTGGTATCGCCGTCTTTGCCGCCGCCGGCGATCCCCAAGCCGCAAGCAGCAATCGCCGGCCAGGCCCATGCCGTCATCGTCGACCACGACGGCAAGGCGCCGAAGCCGTTGCAGATGGGTTTGCCCGCGCTCGATGCATTCCCGCGCAAGGTGTGGAACCGGCTGGTCGGACATCGCCTGCGCGGCAGCGAACCGGCGCGGCTGGCCTATCCCGACCCTGCCGGTTATGACCGTTTGCGCGAAAAAATTGCAACTTACCTGGGCGTCTCGCGCGGCGTGACTTGCCTGCCGGAGCAGGTGTTCATCACGACCGGCTTGCGCAACACGCTGGAACTGACGTTAAGCAGCCTTTCCACTGTCGGCGACGCCTTCTGGTTCGAAGATCCCGGCTATATTTTTGCCCGTCTGTTCCTGCAAAATACCGCAGTCAAGATGGTGCCGGTGCCGGTCGATGATCATGGCTTGATGGTGGAAGAAGGCAAGCGCCTCAGTCCCTATGCAAAATTCGCAATGGTCACGCCCTCGCACCAAAGCCCGCTTGGCGTGACGCTGTCGCTGGAACGCCGGATGGCGCTTCTGGAGTGGGCCAGCAAAGCCGGCAGCTGGATTATCGAAGACGACTACGATAGCGAATTCCGCTATCAGGGACGGCCGCTGCCGGCGCTGAAAAGCCTGGACCGCAATGACCGCGTGATTTACAGCGGCACCTTCAGCAAGGCGATGTTCCCGGGCTTGAGGCTGGCTTATGCGGTCGCGCCGGTCAGTGCGATTGCTCGCTTTCAGGCCGCCTCTTATAACCTGAACGCAGGCTGCCCATACCTGTTCCAGGAAGGCATTGCCGACTTTATCGCCGAAGGCCATTTCTCAAGGCATCTGAAAAAAATGCGCCTGTTGTACGCAGAGCGCCGCGCGGTGACGTCGCGCGTTTTCCAGGAAATATTGGGCGATCGCATACGGATCGATTTGCAGCCTGGCGGGTTGCACGTACTGGCGAAGCTGGCTGATCACGAGGACGATGTCATGCTCGCGGGCCGTGCGCGGACTGCCGGTCTGGCCGTGCATCCTTTGTCGCGCTGGTACATCAATGCAAAACCGCGGCAGGGGTTGCTGCTGGGTTTTGCCAACGTGGTCGATGAGAAGGATGCGATGCGGCTGGCGCTGAGGCTCAAACAAGCATTGGCATAG
- a CDS encoding class I SAM-dependent methyltransferase gives MSSPDADKAFTGSIPRLYEEYLVPMIFEPYAVDLVNRIVSRPLTRVLEIAAGTGVVTRNLASALPESVSIVATDLNQAMLDMASKVGTRYPVEWRQADAMQLPFEDSMFDAVVCQFGVMFFPDKPKAFSEMRRVLRPGGVLIFNVWDRIEENEFAHNVAAALAALFPNDPPRFMARTPHGYHDLATITRDLEAGGFRSSPHISTVAARSRATSARIPAIAYCQGTPLRGEIEARDKSRLSEATDAAEEAIVRQFGPGPVDGKIQAHIITIER, from the coding sequence TTGAGCAGTCCCGATGCCGACAAAGCCTTCACTGGCTCAATCCCGAGGCTCTATGAAGAGTATCTGGTTCCGATGATTTTTGAACCGTATGCTGTCGATTTGGTGAATCGGATAGTTTCGCGGCCACTTACCCGGGTGCTCGAGATTGCTGCAGGTACAGGCGTTGTGACCCGCAATCTGGCATCCGCGCTGCCGGAAAGCGTCTCCATTGTTGCCACGGACCTTAATCAGGCGATGCTGGATATGGCTTCCAAGGTCGGAACCAGATACCCCGTGGAGTGGCGTCAGGCGGATGCCATGCAACTGCCCTTCGAGGACTCAATGTTCGACGCCGTGGTGTGCCAGTTTGGAGTCATGTTCTTTCCCGACAAGCCGAAGGCGTTTTCGGAGATGCGTCGTGTTCTCCGGCCGGGTGGCGTTCTCATTTTCAACGTTTGGGATCGAATCGAGGAGAACGAGTTCGCCCACAACGTTGCGGCTGCACTCGCAGCGCTCTTTCCCAACGATCCTCCGCGCTTCATGGCCCGCACGCCCCATGGTTACCACGACCTCGCAACCATTACGCGAGATCTGGAGGCTGGCGGTTTCCGCTCGTCACCTCACATTAGCACCGTCGCGGCGCGCAGCCGGGCGACGTCGGCGCGGATCCCTGCAATCGCTTACTGCCAAGGGACGCCGCTACGCGGCGAGATCGAGGCGCGCGACAAGTCACGGCTCAGCGAAGCAACCGACGCCGCTGAGGAAGCCATCGTCCGACAGTTTGGACCTGGTCCTGTTGACGGCAAGATTCAGGCGCACATTATCACTATCGAACGCTGA
- a CDS encoding VOC family protein, with amino-acid sequence MFDHVKFGVSDYAASKTFFLKALEPLGVAVVGEGPPTYGVELLGPKDKASLCLYQTEERPAHLHLAFAAENRQQVEAFYRAALEAGGKDNGAPGLRPQYNANYYAAFVIGPDGHNIEVVCHEAEA; translated from the coding sequence ATGTTTGACCACGTCAAATTCGGAGTCAGCGACTATGCAGCGAGCAAAACGTTTTTCCTCAAGGCCCTCGAACCGCTCGGCGTAGCTGTTGTCGGGGAGGGGCCGCCGACGTACGGTGTCGAGCTTCTTGGCCCAAAGGACAAGGCTTCATTGTGCCTGTACCAAACCGAGGAGCGGCCGGCGCATCTTCATTTGGCGTTCGCGGCCGAGAATCGCCAGCAAGTCGAAGCTTTCTATCGCGCGGCCCTGGAGGCGGGTGGCAAAGACAATGGCGCGCCTGGTTTGCGCCCGCAGTACAACGCGAACTACTATGCCGCTTTTGTCATTGGCCCGGACGGGCACAACATTGAAGTGGTTTGCCATGAGGCCGAGGCCTGA
- a CDS encoding DNA polymerase II, which produces MAQQGFILTRHWRDTPNGTEVEFWLATDDGPRHIRLSPQESVAFIPVEQRQQAESVLRNERRFELRPLLLKDFQCRPVLGLYLQQHRQLIKLEKLLRDGGVDVYEADIRPPERYLMERFITAPVWFAGEKNGSGPMFNSTMKPAPEYRPQLKLVSLDIETTAHGDLYSIALEGCGQRQVYMLGPPNGDASEVDFDLEYCASRQLLLEKLNQWLERHDPDAIIGWNLVQFDLRILQKHAQEYQIPLLIGRGGGGRGGSQMEWREHGFKPNHHFASAAGRLIIDGIEALKSATWNFPSFSLEHVAQTLLGEGKSITNPYQRMAEIDRRFAEDKPALATYNLKDCELVTRIFAKTELLAFLLERAAVTGLPADRSGGSVAAFSHLYLPHMHRQGYVAPNLGEVAGDSSPGGFVMDSQSGLYDSVVVLDYKSLYPSIIRTFLIDPVGLVEGMQHPGDSDSVPGFRGGRFSRSKHCLPGIVSQIWQGRETAKRQRNQPLSQALKIIMNAFCGVLGSTGCRFFDPRLASSVTMRGHEIMHKTRELIEAKGYQVIYGDTDSTFVWLKQPHTEQQAAKIGNTLAQDVNEWWRLHLRQTLGIESALELEFDTHYRRFLMPTIRGTELGSKKRYAGLIVNADGADEMVYRGLESVRSDWTPLAKEFQQQLYQHIFKREPYQAYVRDYVSRTLKGEFDELLVYRKRLRRPLEAYERNVPPHVRAARVADEFNREQGRPLQYQNGGWISYVMTTAGPEPLETQRSAIDYDHYLTRQLQPLADAILPFLDDNFAALVGGQKELF; this is translated from the coding sequence GTGGCACAACAAGGTTTTATCCTGACCAGGCACTGGCGCGACACTCCCAATGGCACAGAAGTCGAGTTCTGGCTGGCGACTGACGACGGCCCCCGGCACATCCGCCTGTCTCCCCAAGAGTCGGTGGCCTTCATACCTGTCGAGCAGCGGCAACAGGCAGAAAGCGTGCTGCGCAACGAACGCCGGTTTGAGCTGCGTCCGCTGCTCCTGAAGGATTTCCAGTGCCGTCCGGTGCTAGGCCTGTATTTGCAGCAGCATCGCCAGCTGATCAAGCTGGAGAAGCTGCTGAGGGACGGCGGCGTCGACGTCTACGAAGCGGATATCCGCCCGCCCGAACGCTACCTGATGGAGCGCTTCATCACCGCCCCGGTCTGGTTCGCAGGCGAAAAAAATGGCAGCGGCCCCATGTTCAACAGCACCATGAAACCCGCGCCCGAATACCGTCCGCAGCTGAAGCTGGTTTCGCTCGATATTGAAACCACGGCGCATGGAGACTTGTATTCGATCGCCCTCGAAGGCTGCGGCCAGCGCCAGGTGTACATGCTGGGGCCGCCTAACGGCGACGCCAGCGAAGTCGATTTCGACCTGGAATATTGCGCCAGCCGCCAGCTGCTGCTGGAGAAACTGAACCAATGGCTGGAACGGCACGATCCCGATGCCATCATCGGCTGGAACCTGGTGCAGTTCGATCTGCGTATCCTGCAAAAACATGCCCAGGAATACCAGATACCGCTGCTGATCGGCCGCGGTGGCGGTGGCCGCGGCGGCAGCCAGATGGAGTGGCGCGAACACGGCTTCAAGCCGAACCACCATTTCGCGTCCGCTGCCGGCCGCCTGATCATCGACGGCATCGAAGCGCTGAAATCGGCAACCTGGAATTTCCCTTCCTTCAGCCTGGAGCATGTAGCCCAAACCCTGCTGGGCGAAGGTAAATCGATCACCAATCCCTACCAGCGCATGGCCGAAATCGACCGCCGTTTCGCCGAGGACAAACCGGCGCTGGCGACCTACAACCTGAAAGACTGCGAACTGGTGACGCGCATCTTCGCCAAGACCGAACTGCTGGCATTCCTGCTGGAACGCGCCGCCGTCACCGGCTTGCCGGCAGACCGCAGCGGTGGTTCGGTGGCTGCTTTCAGCCATTTGTATCTGCCCCACATGCACCGCCAGGGTTACGTCGCGCCGAACCTGGGCGAAGTGGCTGGCGATTCCAGCCCCGGCGGCTTTGTAATGGATTCGCAATCGGGCTTGTACGATTCCGTCGTGGTGCTGGATTATAAAAGCCTGTATCCCTCCATCATCCGCACCTTCCTGATCGATCCGGTCGGGCTGGTCGAAGGCATGCAGCATCCGGGCGACAGCGATTCCGTGCCGGGCTTTCGCGGCGGCCGCTTCTCGCGCAGCAAGCACTGCCTGCCAGGCATCGTCAGCCAGATCTGGCAAGGGCGCGAAACGGCAAAACGCCAGCGCAACCAGCCGCTGTCGCAAGCCTTGAAGATCATCATGAATGCCTTCTGCGGTGTGCTGGGTTCGACTGGCTGCCGTTTTTTCGATCCACGCCTGGCGTCATCGGTCACCATGCGCGGCCATGAGATCATGCACAAGACACGCGAACTGATCGAGGCCAAAGGCTATCAGGTCATCTATGGCGACACCGATTCCACTTTTGTCTGGCTCAAGCAACCGCATACCGAGCAACAGGCGGCCAAGATCGGCAATACCCTGGCGCAGGACGTCAACGAATGGTGGCGCCTGCATCTGCGGCAAACCCTGGGTATCGAAAGCGCGCTGGAACTGGAGTTCGACACCCACTACCGCCGCTTCCTGATGCCGACCATCCGCGGCACCGAACTGGGCAGCAAGAAGCGTTATGCCGGCTTGATCGTCAACGCCGACGGCGCGGACGAGATGGTGTACCGGGGACTGGAGTCGGTGCGCTCCGACTGGACCCCGCTGGCCAAGGAATTCCAGCAACAGCTTTACCAGCACATATTCAAGCGCGAGCCCTATCAGGCTTACGTACGCGATTACGTCAGCCGCACGCTGAAAGGCGAATTCGACGAGCTGCTGGTCTACCGTAAACGGCTGAGACGACCTTTGGAAGCATACGAGCGCAATGTGCCACCGCATGTGCGCGCCGCGCGCGTGGCCGATGAGTTCAACCGCGAACAAGGCCGGCCATTGCAGTACCAGAACGGCGGCTGGATCAGCTACGTGATGACCACGGCCGGCCCCGAGCCGTTGGAAACGCAGCGCTCGGCGATCGACTATGACCACTATCTGACCCGGCAGCTGCAGCCGCTGGCGGATGCGATATTGCCGTTTCTGGACGATAATTTTGCGGCTTTGGTGGGCGGGCAGAAGGAATTGTTTTAA
- a CDS encoding MarR family winged helix-turn-helix transcriptional regulator: protein MDTSKQSTANFAPESFGPDSLLLDNQLCFALYSASLTMTKIYKPLLQKMGLTYPQYLVLLTLWERDEVTVSALGERLFLDSGTLTPLLKRLESSGFLRRQRSPHDERQVIVSLSAAGKNLRQQALAIPQQVSCSVECSLDEVKALTQELRRLRAAMAGNIA, encoded by the coding sequence ATGGACACCAGCAAACAATCGACTGCAAACTTCGCACCGGAATCATTCGGGCCGGACAGCCTGCTGCTGGACAACCAGCTGTGCTTTGCGCTGTATTCGGCATCGCTGACCATGACCAAGATTTACAAGCCGCTGCTGCAGAAAATGGGTTTGACCTATCCGCAGTACCTGGTGCTGCTGACCTTATGGGAGCGCGACGAAGTGACTGTATCGGCTTTGGGCGAGCGCCTGTTTCTCGATTCCGGCACGTTGACGCCCTTGCTCAAGCGCCTGGAAAGCAGCGGATTTTTGCGCCGCCAGCGCTCGCCTCACGATGAGCGCCAGGTGATTGTCAGCTTGAGCGCGGCCGGCAAGAACCTGCGCCAGCAAGCGCTGGCGATACCGCAGCAGGTGAGTTGCAGCGTTGAATGCTCGCTGGACGAAGTGAAGGCGCTGACCCAGGAATTGCGGCGGTTGCGTGCTGCCATGGCTGGCAATATCGCTTGA
- a CDS encoding organic hydroperoxide resistance protein, translating to MSVEKVLYRAQATATGGRDGRAVSSDNVLDVKLTTPKELGGAGGEGTNPEQLFAAGYSACFIGAMKFVASQEKISLPADVSITGLVGIGQIPGGFGIEVELRISLPGMDAGAAEDLVNKAHKVCPYSNATRGNIDVTLTLV from the coding sequence ATGTCAGTCGAAAAAGTTCTGTACCGCGCCCAAGCCACTGCAACCGGAGGCCGTGACGGCCGCGCCGTGTCATCCGATAACGTGCTGGACGTCAAGTTGACCACACCGAAAGAACTGGGCGGCGCCGGCGGCGAAGGCACCAATCCTGAACAGCTGTTTGCAGCCGGTTATTCCGCCTGCTTCATCGGTGCGATGAAATTCGTCGCCTCGCAAGAAAAAATCAGCCTGCCCGCAGACGTGTCGATCACCGGCCTGGTAGGCATCGGCCAGATTCCCGGCGGTTTCGGCATCGAAGTCGAATTGCGCATTTCCCTGCCTGGCATGGATGCCGGCGCAGCAGAAGACCTGGTCAACAAGGCGCACAAAGTCTGCCCTTATTCCAACGCAACCCGCGGCAACATCGACGTTACCCTGACCCTGGTGTAA
- a CDS encoding methyl-accepting chemotaxis protein, with product MNNKFFNSLNVGIKLSLFTFLLAAVIFLVYGWASARSTSQLLEQRGTRDIAGRTGTMIQMLDTFDASHKSEAERFALLLASYFPGKFSIDGSRTVDVAGKPLPLLKNGNDTVNMNFSIADNFTSASRAVATIFIKNGDDFIRISTSLKKENGERAIGTVLDHGHPGYARLQDGLSYIGRATLFGKEYMTAYNPVKDEAGAIVGALFVGVDISADIETLKARIRSVRLGESGYFYVLNAAQGKDLGKLLVAPADEGKNVLALKDADGREFIKDILEHKEGSMRYASQEGAGAEKIAAFALYKNWNWLIVGSEDAAELTQEITTLRNRNAMYGLVAVLIMVAALYWLIRNTISQPLERVKQAAQQLAAGDLSVTMASNRGDEIGQLERAINGISQGLAGVIGNVRQGTGEMARASQEIAEGNANLSARTESQAASLEQTSSSLEQLTAAVKHSADSAQHANQLVISASGQAIEGGQAVGQVVDTMQAIKDSSRKIHEIIGVIDGIAFQTNILALNAAVEAARAGEQGRGFAVVAAEVRSLAQRSATAAKEIKGLISDSVEQVDAGGKLADAAGQTMQGIVAAVKRVADIMHEITAATGEQSSGIEEINRAMGHIDDITQQNAALVEQAAAAAQSLQDQAAQLAQTAAVFKLA from the coding sequence ATGAACAATAAATTCTTCAACAGCCTCAACGTAGGCATCAAGCTCAGCTTGTTTACCTTTTTGCTGGCAGCCGTGATCTTCCTGGTCTACGGCTGGGCCAGCGCCCGCTCCACCTCCCAATTGCTGGAACAGCGCGGAACGCGCGACATTGCCGGCAGGACCGGCACCATGATCCAGATGCTGGACACATTCGATGCCAGCCATAAAAGCGAAGCCGAGCGTTTCGCGTTGCTGCTGGCGAGTTATTTCCCCGGGAAATTTTCTATCGACGGCAGCAGGACCGTCGATGTCGCCGGCAAGCCGCTGCCGTTGCTGAAGAATGGTAACGACACCGTCAACATGAATTTCTCGATCGCCGACAATTTCACCTCGGCCAGCCGCGCGGTGGCGACGATCTTCATCAAGAACGGCGATGACTTCATCCGCATCTCGACCTCGCTCAAGAAAGAAAACGGCGAGCGCGCCATCGGCACCGTGCTCGACCACGGCCATCCAGGATACGCCCGCCTGCAGGACGGCCTGTCGTACATCGGCCGCGCCACGCTGTTCGGAAAGGAGTACATGACCGCCTACAACCCGGTCAAGGACGAGGCCGGAGCCATCGTCGGCGCGCTGTTTGTCGGCGTCGACATCAGCGCCGATATCGAAACGCTGAAGGCACGCATCCGCTCGGTCAGGCTGGGCGAGTCCGGTTATTTCTATGTGCTCAACGCCGCCCAAGGCAAGGACCTCGGCAAGCTGCTGGTGGCGCCTGCCGACGAAGGCAAGAATGTGCTGGCGCTGAAGGATGCCGATGGCCGCGAATTCATCAAGGACATCCTGGAACACAAGGAAGGCAGCATGCGTTATGCCTCGCAGGAAGGCGCCGGTGCGGAAAAAATCGCCGCCTTCGCGTTGTACAAGAACTGGAACTGGCTGATTGTCGGCAGCGAGGATGCCGCCGAACTGACGCAGGAGATCACCACCCTGCGCAACCGCAATGCCATGTATGGCCTGGTGGCGGTGCTGATCATGGTGGCGGCGCTGTACTGGCTGATCCGCAACACCATCAGCCAGCCGCTGGAGAGAGTCAAGCAAGCGGCGCAGCAACTGGCGGCGGGCGACCTCAGCGTCACCATGGCAAGCAACCGCGGTGATGAAATCGGCCAGCTGGAACGGGCCATCAACGGCATCAGCCAAGGTTTGGCCGGCGTCATCGGCAATGTGCGGCAAGGCACCGGTGAGATGGCGCGCGCCTCGCAGGAAATCGCCGAAGGCAACGCCAACCTGTCGGCCCGCACCGAATCGCAAGCGGCTTCGCTGGAACAGACCAGCAGTTCGCTGGAACAGCTGACGGCTGCGGTGAAACACAGCGCCGACAGCGCCCAGCATGCCAATCAGCTGGTGATCAGCGCATCGGGGCAAGCGATCGAGGGTGGCCAGGCGGTCGGCCAGGTGGTGGATACGATGCAGGCGATCAAGGACAGTTCGCGCAAGATCCACGAGATCATCGGCGTGATCGACGGCATCGCTTTCCAGACCAATATCCTGGCGCTGAATGCAGCGGTGGAAGCGGCGCGGGCCGGCGAACAGGGCCGCGGTTTTGCCGTGGTGGCGGCGGAAGTACGCAGCCTGGCGCAGCGTTCAGCTACGGCCGCCAAGGAAATCAAGGGCTTGATCAGCGATTCGGTGGAACAGGTGGATGCAGGTGGCAAGCTGGCGGATGCTGCCGGCCAGACCATGCAAGGCATAGTCGCCGCAGTCAAGCGGGTGGCTGACATCATGCATGAAATCACGGCAGCGACCGGAGAACAAAGCAGCGGCATCGAAGAGATCAACCGCGCCATGGGTCACATAGACGATATCACCCAGCAAAACGCCGCGCTGGTCGAGCAGGCCGCGGCTGCCGCCCAGAGCCTGCAGGACCAGGCAGCGCAGCTGGCGCAAACTGCTGCTGTTTTCAAGCTCGCCTGA